The following coding sequences are from one Prochlorococcus sp. MIT 0604 window:
- a CDS encoding GLTT repeat protein — translation MEINKNKESQHCGTKPKKIAFGIAPLGIVSIGIVPMGVISIGVVPMGVFSFGAVAMGIINLSVVGMGIISAGITTMGIWEYSPNSHINNHNHSKQISNSNKENMISDLFNTKQEAEKAAPKYGCIGAHKMGNKWMPCKMH, via the coding sequence TTGGAAATTAATAAAAATAAAGAGAGTCAGCATTGTGGGACAAAACCAAAGAAAATTGCTTTTGGAATAGCACCTCTTGGTATAGTTTCAATAGGAATAGTACCCATGGGAGTAATAAGTATTGGAGTAGTCCCAATGGGTGTATTTTCTTTTGGTGCAGTAGCAATGGGAATAATCAATTTATCAGTAGTTGGGATGGGAATTATCTCTGCAGGGATTACTACTATGGGGATATGGGAGTATTCTCCTAATTCTCATATCAATAACCATAATCATTCCAAACAAATTTCAAATTCAAATAAGGAAAATATGATTTCAGATCTATTTAACACCAAACAAGAGGCTGAAAAGGCTGCCCCAAAATACGGATGTATTGGAGCACATAAAATGGGTAATAAATGGATGCCTTGTAAGATGCACTAA
- a CDS encoding glycoprotein, producing MKAKNLTTFNKKNLNNWMNLTKKERYNLSKQDSFKYMDRRKLLLDEIRKEYKKISRENLEKNMKKK from the coding sequence TTGAAGGCTAAAAATTTAACAACTTTCAATAAGAAGAATCTTAATAATTGGATGAATTTAACCAAAAAAGAACGATATAACTTATCAAAACAAGATTCTTTTAAATATATGGATAGAAGAAAACTTTTATTAGACGAAATTAGAAAAGAATATAAAAAAATATCTAGAGAAAATTTGGAGAAAAACATGAAGAAAAAATAA
- the acs gene encoding acetate--CoA ligase — MSLDKKNSINNILEEKRIFPPTKKFAENSNISSQEELLSLKKQASDNPIQFWESFAKSELDWFEPFRTVLDSANAPFFKWFKEGKLNITYNCLDRHIKRGLGRKTALIWEGEPGDSKKYTYEELLREVCKAANALKEIGVKKGDLVCIYMPMIPEAMFAMLACARIGAPHSVVFGGFSSEALKDRLIDGNARFVITADGGFRKDKVIELKQAVDAAIESGADKVVEKVVVVKRSKKNISMVEDRDLWWHELLKDQKDHCEPEIMNSEDRLFILYTSGSTGKPKGVVHTTGGYNLWSHLTFKWIFDLKDDDIYWCTADVGWITGHSYIVYGPLSNGATTLMFEGVPRPSNLGAFWEIVQKYKVSIFYTAPTAIRAFMKSGREIPDKYNLESLRLLGTVGEPINPEAWIWYKDVIGKNKCPIVDTWWQTETGGVMISPLPGVVATKPGSATYPLPGIEVEVVDKNGNKVMENEGGYLIIKKPWPGMMRTIHGNSKRYLESYWEYISFQGEKNVYFAGDGARIDEDGYIWIMGRVDDVISVSGHRLGTMEIESALVSHKSVAEAAVVGRRDDLKGEVIVAFVSLEKDVKSSSELVEELKKHVVNEIGIIAKPEKIIISDSLPKTRSGKIMRRILRSLAAGERISGDISTLEDSSVLEKLKEKT; from the coding sequence ATGTCATTAGATAAAAAAAATTCAATCAATAACATACTTGAAGAAAAGAGAATTTTCCCTCCAACAAAAAAATTTGCAGAAAACTCAAATATTAGTTCTCAAGAAGAATTACTTAGTCTAAAAAAACAAGCATCAGATAATCCTATTCAATTTTGGGAATCTTTTGCGAAATCTGAATTAGATTGGTTTGAGCCATTTCGAACTGTATTAGACAGTGCGAATGCGCCTTTTTTTAAATGGTTCAAAGAAGGAAAACTCAATATTACATATAACTGCCTAGATAGACATATTAAGAGAGGTCTTGGAAGAAAGACTGCACTTATATGGGAAGGTGAACCTGGAGATAGCAAAAAATATACTTACGAAGAACTTCTCAGAGAGGTGTGTAAAGCAGCTAATGCACTAAAAGAAATTGGTGTAAAAAAAGGTGATTTGGTATGTATTTATATGCCTATGATTCCTGAAGCGATGTTTGCGATGTTAGCTTGTGCAAGAATTGGTGCGCCTCATTCAGTTGTCTTTGGAGGATTTTCTTCAGAAGCTTTAAAAGATAGGTTAATTGATGGAAACGCCAGATTTGTTATTACAGCTGATGGTGGATTTAGAAAAGATAAGGTGATTGAACTTAAACAAGCAGTTGATGCGGCAATTGAAAGTGGGGCAGATAAAGTTGTTGAAAAAGTCGTTGTTGTTAAACGATCCAAAAAAAATATTTCGATGGTTGAAGATAGAGATTTATGGTGGCACGAATTATTAAAAGATCAAAAAGATCACTGTGAACCAGAAATAATGAATAGTGAAGATAGACTTTTTATTCTTTATACTTCAGGATCTACTGGAAAGCCCAAAGGTGTAGTTCACACTACAGGTGGTTACAACCTTTGGTCCCATTTAACATTCAAATGGATTTTTGATTTAAAAGATGACGACATTTACTGGTGTACTGCTGATGTTGGTTGGATTACAGGCCATAGTTATATAGTTTATGGGCCTTTATCTAATGGTGCTACAACTTTAATGTTTGAGGGAGTGCCAAGACCGTCTAATTTGGGAGCTTTTTGGGAAATTGTTCAAAAATATAAGGTTTCTATTTTTTATACTGCACCCACTGCAATAAGAGCATTTATGAAGTCTGGTCGTGAAATTCCTGATAAATATAATTTAGAGAGTCTTAGACTTTTGGGCACAGTTGGAGAACCAATCAATCCTGAAGCTTGGATTTGGTACAAAGATGTTATTGGTAAAAATAAATGCCCTATTGTAGATACTTGGTGGCAAACTGAGACTGGTGGTGTGATGATAAGTCCCTTACCTGGAGTTGTTGCTACAAAGCCAGGTTCAGCAACTTACCCTTTACCAGGAATTGAAGTTGAAGTTGTCGATAAGAACGGAAATAAGGTAATGGAAAATGAGGGTGGTTATTTAATTATTAAGAAGCCTTGGCCAGGAATGATGAGAACAATTCATGGTAATTCAAAGAGATATCTGGAGAGTTATTGGGAGTATATTTCCTTTCAAGGCGAAAAGAATGTATATTTTGCTGGAGATGGAGCACGCATTGATGAAGATGGATATATTTGGATTATGGGGCGAGTTGATGATGTTATAAGTGTTTCAGGTCATCGGTTAGGAACAATGGAAATAGAATCTGCTTTGGTGAGTCATAAATCAGTTGCAGAGGCTGCTGTCGTAGGGAGAAGAGATGATCTTAAAGGTGAAGTGATAGTTGCCTTTGTATCTTTAGAAAAAGATGTTAAAAGTTCTTCAGAATTAGTTGAGGAATTAAAAAAACATGTTGTAAATGAAATTGGAATTATCGCTAAACCAGAAAAAATTATAATTTCAGACTCTCTTCCAAAAACGAGGAGTGGAAAAATTATGAGAAGGATTTTAAGATCTTTGGCTGCTGGAGAAAGAATTAGCGGCGATATAAGTACTCTTGAAGATAGTTCTGTTTTGGAAAAGTTGAAAGAAAAAACCTAA
- the hisS gene encoding histidine--tRNA ligase, with the protein MNNLKNLRGTVDLLPDQLIKWQNVEKILLEQLSRASIKEIRTPILEMTELFIRGIGEGTDVVSKEMYTFLDRGERSCTLRPEGTASVARALIQNGISSNPLQKLWYMGPMFRYERPQAGRQRQFHQLGVEFIGHDSVRSDVEIIALAWDILGKLGIKELNLEINTLGDSNDRSNFQKSFLKWLEINKDSLDFDSQKRITKNPLRILDSKNIQTKKALENAPRLFNFLSEKSHKRYSEFKKQLEVLKIPYVENYNLVRGLDYYTHTAFEITSGALGSQATVCGGGRYDDLIKQMGGPNSPAIGFAIGLERLILLAGKELETPRNTDIYIINQGLIAESLAMDLSRKLRNYDLIVDLDLSGASFSKQFKKANKLKSKSIIVIGDDEAAKKEFIIRLFDQSGNGNKEEIISFDNDIKLEKWINKNLLAK; encoded by the coding sequence TTGAATAACTTAAAAAATCTTAGAGGAACAGTAGACCTATTGCCTGATCAATTAATAAAGTGGCAAAACGTTGAGAAAATTTTATTGGAACAGCTTTCGAGAGCATCCATCAAAGAAATAAGAACTCCTATCTTGGAAATGACCGAGTTGTTTATAAGAGGGATTGGCGAAGGAACAGATGTTGTTAGTAAGGAAATGTATACATTTCTTGATAGGGGTGAGAGATCCTGCACTCTCAGGCCTGAAGGAACAGCCTCAGTAGCACGAGCGTTAATACAAAATGGAATATCGTCTAATCCTCTTCAAAAACTTTGGTACATGGGTCCTATGTTTCGATACGAAAGACCTCAGGCAGGAAGGCAAAGACAGTTTCATCAGTTAGGTGTTGAATTTATAGGGCATGATTCAGTTAGAAGTGATGTTGAAATTATTGCTTTAGCTTGGGATATCTTGGGTAAATTAGGAATAAAAGAACTCAATCTTGAAATAAATACTTTAGGTGATAGTAATGACAGATCAAATTTTCAAAAATCCTTTTTAAAATGGCTAGAAATAAACAAAGATTCTCTAGATTTCGATTCTCAGAAAAGGATTACTAAAAACCCTCTGAGGATTCTCGACTCAAAGAATATTCAAACAAAAAAAGCTCTTGAAAACGCACCAAGATTATTTAATTTTTTGTCTGAAAAAAGTCATAAGAGATATTCTGAATTTAAAAAACAATTAGAGGTTTTAAAAATACCTTACGTGGAAAATTATAATTTAGTAAGAGGTTTAGATTATTACACCCATACAGCCTTTGAAATTACTAGTGGGGCTTTAGGTTCCCAAGCTACAGTTTGCGGGGGAGGAAGATATGATGATTTAATAAAACAGATGGGAGGGCCAAATAGCCCGGCGATTGGATTCGCTATTGGTCTAGAAAGATTAATTTTATTAGCAGGAAAAGAGCTTGAAACTCCAAGAAATACTGATATTTATATAATTAATCAAGGCTTAATTGCCGAATCATTAGCTATGGATTTATCTAGAAAATTAAGAAATTATGATTTGATAGTTGATTTGGATTTAAGTGGGGCCTCATTTTCTAAACAATTTAAAAAGGCAAATAAACTAAAATCTAAAAGTATTATTGTAATTGGTGATGATGAGGCAGCTAAAAAAGAATTTATAATCAGGCTCTTTGATCAATCAGGTAATGGGAACAAAGAAGAGATTATATCTTTTGATAATGATATTAAATTAGAAAAGTGGATTAATAAAAACTTGCTTGCGAAGTAA
- a CDS encoding DUF1350 family protein, with the protein MTFAKYQFNNFCYWPSKPKKIVEFIGGSYLASKPDLTYRRFIESLINKNYAVHAYKYTPQFDHQQLAIKAWKDFKNCRMTLSKRIGGAIPSIRIGHSLGCKLHLISPDGGRNCEKFISISFNNFSANKSIPLLKQIAQKLDFSSEFSPSPERTLRIIEKTYNQKNNFLIKFSADELDQTDKLFSCLKARKEDNSKGIILKGTHTIIASAGLRENFLGDWADDDFKKNTINKISNLIDESD; encoded by the coding sequence ATGACCTTTGCAAAATATCAATTTAATAATTTTTGTTATTGGCCTTCAAAACCTAAAAAAATTGTGGAATTTATCGGTGGAAGTTATCTAGCTTCTAAACCTGACTTAACATATAGAAGATTCATAGAAAGCTTAATTAATAAAAACTATGCAGTTCATGCATATAAGTACACTCCGCAATTTGATCACCAACAACTAGCTATTAAAGCATGGAAAGATTTTAAAAATTGCAGAATGACATTATCTAAAAGAATAGGGGGGGCTATTCCTTCAATTAGAATTGGTCACAGTCTAGGATGTAAACTTCATTTAATCTCTCCTGACGGAGGAAGAAATTGCGAGAAATTTATATCAATTAGTTTCAATAACTTTAGTGCCAACAAGTCAATTCCATTATTAAAACAGATTGCTCAAAAATTAGATTTCAGTAGTGAATTCAGTCCTAGTCCAGAAAGAACTTTACGAATAATTGAAAAAACTTATAATCAAAAAAATAACTTCCTAATAAAATTCAGCGCAGATGAATTAGATCAAACAGATAAATTATTTTCTTGTCTAAAAGCAAGAAAAGAAGATAATTCTAAGGGGATAATTTTAAAAGGAACTCACACTATTATTGCTAGTGCAGGACTAAGAGAAAATTTTTTGGGAGACTGGGCAGATGATGATTTTAAAAAAAATACCATAAATAAAATTTCAAATTTAATTGATGAATCCGATTAG
- a CDS encoding chlorophyll a/b binding light-harvesting protein, translated as MQTYGNPDTTYGWWAGNSGVANRSGKFIAAHVAHAGLIVFWAGAFTLFELSRFDPSVPMGHQPLIVLPHLATLGIGFDANGVAMGDTKPVLAIAIVHLVSSMVLAAGGLLHSLLLPGNLEDSDVARARKFNIEWDNPDKLTFILGHHLIILGFAVIAFVEWARVHGIYDPAIGSVRQVEYELNLAKIWNHQTDFLTIDSLEEVMGGHAFLAFVEITGGAWHIATKQVGEYTKFKGKGLLSAEAVLSWSLAGIGWMAIIAAFWSAANTTVYPTEFFGEPLELKFSISPYWVDTVDLPDGEYTSRAWLANVHYYFGFFFIQGHLWHALRALGFDFKRVTNAISNIDSATVTLKD; from the coding sequence ATGCAAACCTATGGAAATCCAGATACCACCTATGGATGGTGGGCTGGTAATTCAGGTGTAGCAAATCGCTCAGGAAAATTCATTGCTGCTCACGTAGCTCATGCAGGATTAATTGTTTTCTGGGCGGGTGCATTCACCCTTTTTGAACTTTCACGATTTGACCCAAGCGTCCCAATGGGGCATCAACCTCTAATCGTTCTTCCTCATTTAGCAACTCTTGGAATAGGGTTTGATGCTAATGGTGTTGCGATGGGAGACACTAAACCTGTTCTAGCTATAGCAATAGTTCACTTAGTTTCTTCTATGGTTTTAGCCGCCGGGGGACTATTACACTCTTTACTTCTTCCTGGAAATCTAGAAGATTCCGATGTAGCAAGAGCAAGAAAATTCAATATTGAATGGGATAATCCAGACAAATTGACATTTATTCTTGGTCACCATCTAATTATTCTTGGTTTCGCAGTTATAGCTTTTGTTGAATGGGCAAGGGTTCATGGAATTTATGATCCAGCTATTGGTTCTGTAAGACAGGTTGAGTATGAATTAAATTTGGCCAAAATTTGGAATCACCAAACAGACTTTTTGACTATTGATAGTCTTGAAGAAGTTATGGGAGGTCATGCTTTCCTTGCTTTCGTTGAGATTACTGGTGGTGCTTGGCATATCGCTACTAAGCAAGTTGGTGAATATACCAAATTCAAAGGTAAAGGACTTCTTTCTGCAGAAGCTGTTTTATCATGGTCACTAGCAGGAATAGGCTGGATGGCTATTATTGCAGCCTTCTGGAGTGCTGCTAATACTACAGTTTATCCAACTGAATTCTTTGGTGAACCACTTGAATTGAAATTTAGTATTTCTCCTTACTGGGTTGATACTGTTGATCTTCCTGATGGTGAGTACACTTCAAGGGCGTGGTTAGCTAATGTTCATTACTATTTTGGATTCTTCTTTATTCAAGGCCATCTATGGCATGCTTTAAGAGCACTAGGTTTTGATTTCAAGAGAGTTACAAATGCTATTAGTAATATTGATAGTGCAACAGTCACTCTTAAGGATTAA
- a CDS encoding 3'-5' exonuclease → MELFNKKELNQLDFLKHQISSEPSKESVSNQNKKIEKILILDTETTGLDVNKDEVIEIGCILFDVSHKCVLSQVSFLFPINNNEAEYVNGIPAEVTNISQPWQEGLNFFLKLVDYSDFIVSHNVEFDKKWFGKGRLPNINKKWICSLEDINWSFKKSLKTRPSVTDLALSFSIPVWNLHRALSDCFYISEVFKKCENLEELLLKATEPRFLYKALVSYEDRSLAKSAGFRWNSPVQGVWSRKLTTDEAKNLNFSVEILN, encoded by the coding sequence TTGGAATTATTTAACAAAAAAGAATTAAATCAACTGGATTTTCTTAAACATCAAATTAGTAGTGAGCCTTCCAAAGAAAGTGTTTCTAATCAAAATAAAAAAATAGAAAAAATTTTAATTCTCGATACTGAAACAACAGGTTTAGATGTAAATAAGGATGAAGTAATAGAGATAGGCTGCATTTTGTTTGATGTATCTCATAAATGTGTACTTTCACAGGTCTCATTTTTATTCCCGATTAATAACAATGAAGCAGAATATGTAAATGGTATACCTGCAGAAGTAACTAATATCTCTCAGCCATGGCAAGAAGGATTGAATTTCTTTTTAAAACTCGTAGATTATTCAGATTTCATCGTTTCGCATAATGTAGAGTTTGATAAGAAATGGTTTGGGAAAGGAAGATTGCCAAATATTAATAAAAAATGGATATGCAGTTTAGAGGATATTAATTGGTCTTTTAAAAAATCACTTAAAACAAGACCTTCAGTAACTGATCTGGCCCTATCTTTTTCAATACCAGTTTGGAATTTACATAGAGCTTTATCTGATTGCTTTTACATCTCTGAGGTCTTCAAAAAATGCGAGAATTTAGAGGAACTTTTGCTTAAAGCTACTGAACCAAGGTTTTTATACAAGGCATTGGTTAGTTATGAAGATAGGTCTTTAGCTAAAAGTGCTGGGTTCAGATGGAATAGTCCTGTGCAAGGAGTTTGGTCAAGAAAATTAACTACTGATGAGGCAAAAAATCTTAATTTTAGTGTAGAGATTTTAAATTAA
- a CDS encoding TIGR02450 family Trp-rich protein has product MENFWTSNKPIKGLRHFVLVNEAKEKGNTIFLMVSVLDSEINLKTTYEELINSGNWYKGWINLPKNESITEEYVNYKSSNKLEDINEIFVNSDSVFKIS; this is encoded by the coding sequence ATGGAGAATTTCTGGACTTCTAATAAACCCATAAAAGGATTAAGACATTTTGTTTTGGTCAATGAGGCTAAAGAAAAAGGAAATACTATTTTTTTAATGGTTTCTGTTCTTGATTCTGAAATTAATTTAAAAACTACTTACGAAGAATTAATTAATAGTGGAAATTGGTACAAGGGTTGGATCAATCTTCCAAAAAATGAGTCTATTACTGAAGAATACGTCAACTATAAATCCAGCAATAAACTTGAAGATATTAATGAGATATTCGTTAATTCAGATTCTGTATTTAAAATTTCTTAA
- the murI gene encoding glutamate racemase, giving the protein MKLKIGIFDSGIGGFTILNSLLKTRTDVEVFYLADTKRIPFGSKNFREIRLIAREICNFFVDKNLDALLVACNTTNACALDILQDNLKIPCFDLINSVSEIVDKQIIGVLATQTTVRSSYYKNAINSKKENTIIFQQECPEFVSEIEKEKLNLDKLNSLSDLYLRPLINKNIEELILGCSHYPLIYDFLRKKLDSNIKIIDPSVALIKKFNESFTIPKTACYEGLSYENVEFFVTSEKDVFFKKVKIWFEINKEIRLVNLRSNI; this is encoded by the coding sequence GTGAAGCTTAAAATCGGAATATTTGATAGTGGCATAGGTGGTTTTACTATCCTTAATTCTTTACTAAAAACACGTACAGATGTAGAGGTTTTTTATTTGGCGGATACAAAAAGAATACCTTTTGGCAGTAAAAATTTTAGAGAGATAAGATTAATTGCAAGGGAGATTTGCAATTTCTTTGTTGATAAGAATTTGGATGCACTTTTAGTAGCTTGTAACACTACAAATGCATGTGCACTTGATATTCTGCAAGATAATTTAAAGATCCCTTGTTTTGATCTTATAAACTCAGTATCGGAAATAGTTGATAAACAAATAATTGGTGTTTTAGCAACTCAAACAACTGTTCGATCATCATATTATAAGAACGCTATAAATTCTAAAAAAGAGAACACGATAATATTTCAGCAAGAATGTCCAGAATTTGTATCAGAAATTGAAAAAGAAAAATTAAATCTTGATAAGTTAAATAGTCTTTCAGATTTATACTTAAGACCACTAATAAACAAAAATATTGAAGAATTAATACTTGGATGTAGTCACTATCCTTTAATTTATGACTTTTTAAGAAAAAAATTAGATTCAAATATTAAAATTATTGATCCATCGGTAGCATTAATAAAAAAATTTAATGAATCTTTTACTATTCCAAAAACTGCCTGTTATGAGGGTCTTTCTTATGAAAATGTAGAATTCTTTGTTACTTCAGAAAAAGATGTATTTTTCAAAAAAGTAAAAATTTGGTTTGAAATTAATAAAGAAATTAGGTTAGTTAACCTCCGAAGCAATATTTGA
- a CDS encoding glutathione S-transferase N-terminal domain-containing protein — protein MTNDILYSFRRCPYAIRVRWALLICEIKVEIREIDLKNKPVDFLNKSKTKTVPILIKKNSEVIEESLEIILWALSESKKENVKLIYFPENKKEEIFQIINENDNEFKYHLDRFKYATRYQNINEEFHFMKANKFIKRLNNLLAGKNYFFGNNPTIADWSIWPFVRQFKIACESQKRTNYLEPSIKNWLDSFENNIKFRSLMYKYELWATNSRKNYFPYN, from the coding sequence ATGACAAACGATATTTTATATTCATTTCGAAGATGTCCATATGCAATTCGTGTTAGATGGGCGCTATTAATTTGTGAAATAAAAGTAGAGATAAGAGAAATTGATTTAAAAAACAAACCTGTAGATTTTCTAAATAAATCAAAGACAAAAACAGTTCCAATACTTATAAAAAAAAATAGTGAAGTTATTGAAGAAAGCCTTGAAATCATCTTATGGGCACTCTCAGAGTCAAAAAAAGAAAATGTTAAATTAATTTATTTTCCTGAAAACAAAAAGGAAGAGATTTTTCAAATAATTAATGAAAACGATAACGAATTCAAATATCATTTAGATCGATTTAAATACGCCACAAGATATCAGAATATTAATGAAGAATTTCATTTCATGAAGGCGAATAAATTTATTAAAAGACTGAACAACCTTCTTGCAGGAAAAAACTACTTTTTTGGGAATAACCCTACAATCGCTGATTGGTCTATTTGGCCTTTCGTAAGACAATTTAAAATCGCTTGTGAAAGTCAAAAAAGAACAAATTATTTGGAGCCCTCAATAAAAAATTGGTTAGATTCCTTTGAAAATAATATAAAATTTAGATCCCTAATGTATAAATACGAATTATGGGCAACAAATTCTAGAAAGAATTATTTTCCTTATAACTAA
- the sds gene encoding solanesyl diphosphate synthase, with protein MNTVTELLQPVENDLDDLILELKNLIGAGHPILQAAAEHLFSAGGKRLRPGIVLLISKAISPEFILTSKHKRLAEITEMIHTASLVHDDVVDEASTRRGVDTVHSRFNTRVAVLAGDFLFAQASWHLANLDDVNVVKLLSRVIMDLAEGEIKQNLNRFDSAQSFSKYINKSYCKTASLIANSSKAAGVLSGLNDENLSSLYDFGKNIGLAFQVVDDILDFTGNDKQLGKPAVSDLASGYLTAPVLYALEENKKLSVLINRELAEKDDLDDALSIIMNSKAIESSRKLAEDFAMLSKEALVFLPDSEYKRALMALPEFVLSRIY; from the coding sequence ATGAACACAGTAACAGAACTACTACAACCAGTTGAAAATGATCTTGATGATCTTATTCTTGAACTGAAAAATTTAATTGGAGCTGGTCATCCAATTCTCCAAGCAGCAGCTGAACATCTTTTTAGTGCGGGGGGTAAAAGACTTAGACCAGGCATTGTATTATTAATTTCAAAAGCAATATCTCCTGAATTTATTTTAACGAGTAAACATAAAAGGCTTGCTGAGATTACTGAAATGATTCATACAGCATCATTAGTTCATGATGATGTTGTTGATGAGGCTTCTACAAGAAGAGGCGTAGACACAGTACATAGCAGATTTAATACCAGAGTAGCAGTATTGGCGGGAGATTTCTTATTTGCACAAGCAAGTTGGCACCTTGCTAATCTTGATGATGTAAATGTAGTTAAATTACTTAGTAGAGTAATAATGGATTTAGCAGAAGGTGAAATTAAACAAAATCTAAATAGATTTGACTCTGCTCAATCTTTTTCAAAATACATTAATAAAAGTTATTGTAAAACTGCATCATTAATAGCAAATAGCTCCAAAGCAGCTGGAGTTTTGAGCGGTCTTAATGATGAAAACCTAAGCTCCCTTTACGATTTTGGTAAAAATATTGGCTTGGCTTTTCAAGTTGTAGATGACATCCTTGACTTTACTGGAAATGATAAACAACTCGGAAAACCTGCTGTAAGCGATCTTGCAAGTGGGTATCTTACTGCACCTGTTTTATATGCCTTAGAAGAAAATAAGAAATTGTCTGTTCTTATTAATAGAGAACTTGCTGAAAAAGATGATTTAGATGATGCCCTAAGTATCATTATGAATTCTAAAGCTATCGAAAGTTCCAGAAAACTTGCTGAGGATTTTGCAATGCTTTCTAAAGAGGCTCTAGTTTTTCTTCCTGATTCAGAATATAAAAGGGCTTTAATGGCTCTTCCAGAATTTGTTCTAAGCCGTATTTATTAG
- a CDS encoding sodium/glutamate symporter, giving the protein MFLKSLDIFSLQNKYIFSNSLLISFLGLLIIFFLLIFGRKFKLAVQLERFGLPIAVISGILGIFIGPFGAIHFLPKETINVWSNFPTPLLSLVFATLMMGRPIPNINGLVKPIFNQFLLALSLGFGQFFVGGLVVKYFLPPSMDLNPLMGCLIEVGFEGGHGAASIIGESFNKLGFPNGLDLGLAMATMGLLSSSILGSIFIFLGRTLGLSDTEEILEQSDNLNGKNKIGIFEDLRILIINLGFSGLAISFGFLLLRFLKYISSSFGDFSKEIIFSLPVFPFILIGSLLIRYILEKTKNTEFISNILQREIGILSTDLLIFTAMASLDIAVVFDNLILILVLTIFGLFWNLICIAYFAYFIFDDYWFEKSLIEFGNSTGVVASGLLLLRLADPKNISKTLPIFTSKQLFAQLILSGGLFTVLAPLMISKIGLDYWTEICALITFTILLIALIFNKLEMKKFQ; this is encoded by the coding sequence ATGTTTTTGAAATCATTGGATATTTTTTCTCTACAGAATAAATATATTTTTTCAAATTCTCTATTGATAAGTTTTTTGGGATTATTAATTATATTTTTTTTGTTGATTTTTGGGAGGAAATTTAAATTAGCTGTTCAACTTGAAAGATTTGGATTGCCGATAGCAGTTATATCGGGAATTTTAGGTATATTTATAGGGCCATTTGGAGCAATACACTTTTTACCAAAAGAAACAATCAATGTTTGGAGTAATTTTCCTACTCCTCTTTTATCTTTAGTCTTCGCAACTTTAATGATGGGAAGACCTATTCCAAATATAAATGGATTAGTTAAGCCAATTTTTAATCAATTTCTATTAGCTCTTTCCCTTGGTTTTGGACAATTTTTCGTTGGAGGTCTAGTTGTAAAATATTTTTTGCCTCCATCTATGGATTTAAATCCTCTAATGGGATGTTTAATAGAGGTCGGCTTTGAGGGTGGTCATGGGGCTGCATCAATAATCGGTGAGAGCTTTAATAAACTTGGTTTCCCAAATGGTTTAGATCTTGGTTTGGCGATGGCAACTATGGGTCTTTTATCATCTTCAATATTGGGTAGCATATTTATTTTTCTTGGGAGAACTTTAGGTCTTTCAGATACAGAAGAAATTCTTGAACAGAGCGATAATCTAAATGGAAAAAATAAGATAGGAATTTTTGAAGATTTAAGAATTCTCATAATAAATCTTGGATTCTCCGGTTTGGCAATTTCTTTTGGTTTTTTGCTACTTAGATTTTTAAAGTATATTTCAAGTTCTTTTGGTGATTTTTCGAAGGAAATTATATTTTCACTACCAGTTTTCCCTTTTATCCTAATAGGTTCTCTTCTTATTAGATATATCTTAGAGAAAACCAAGAATACAGAATTCATTTCAAATATTCTCCAAAGAGAAATTGGTATTTTATCTACAGACTTATTGATTTTTACAGCTATGGCAAGTTTAGATATTGCTGTCGTTTTTGATAATTTGATATTAATTTTAGTGTTAACTATTTTCGGTCTATTTTGGAACTTAATTTGTATTGCTTATTTTGCATACTTTATTTTTGATGATTATTGGTTTGAAAAAAGTTTAATAGAGTTTGGAAATTCTACAGGTGTAGTAGCTTCTGGATTACTTCTTTTAAGGCTTGCAGATCCTAAAAATATTTCTAAGACTTTACCAATTTTTACATCAAAACAGCTATTCGCTCAGTTAATTCTTTCAGGGGGGCTATTCACAGTTCTGGCGCCATTAATGATTTCTAAAATTGGGCTAGATTATTGGACAGAGATTTGTGCGCTTATTACATTCACAATTCTTTTAATTGCACTGATTTTTAATAAATTAGAGATGAAAAAGTTTCAATAA